The proteins below are encoded in one region of Brevundimonas fontaquae:
- a CDS encoding dicarboxylate/amino acid:cation symporter encodes MTETKRGGLALHWLMLIGFAVGLIGGLLVNLTLGADTAWVVWLTDNVTGPLGQIFLRLLFMMVIPLLFSALVVGVAEMGDLSSLGRAGIKTLLLTILVSSIAVVIGLVMVNVFQPGRGVDPVLAQQLLDQGRDGAAGIVSGAPETIQLGDFFLDLIPSNVFTAASENQILPVMVFALFFGIGLVMAKSPATDRLQQVIEGMFEVTMKLINLFIKLAPIAIACLMFNLAALFGWDLLVRLAAYVGVAVGAMAIHMFVVYPLVIWLLGGRSPIAFFKGVREPMVVAFSTASSNASLPVSLKAAEQELKLPRKIARFVLTVGATANQNGTALFEGVTVLFLAQFFGIDLTITQQIIVMLVCILGGIGTAGVPAGSLPVVAMILVMVKVPPEGIGLILGVDRFLDMCRTTLNVTGDLVLATVVSRGEEDEPIDADDVVPVAPPA; translated from the coding sequence ATGACCGAGACGAAACGCGGCGGCCTTGCGCTGCACTGGCTGATGTTGATCGGTTTCGCGGTCGGTCTGATCGGGGGATTGCTGGTCAATCTGACGCTGGGAGCGGATACGGCCTGGGTGGTCTGGCTGACGGACAACGTCACCGGCCCACTGGGCCAGATCTTCCTGCGCCTGCTGTTCATGATGGTGATCCCGCTGCTGTTCTCGGCCCTGGTGGTCGGGGTGGCCGAGATGGGCGATCTCAGCTCGCTGGGTCGCGCGGGTATCAAGACCCTGCTGCTGACGATCCTTGTGTCCAGCATCGCCGTGGTGATCGGCCTGGTGATGGTCAATGTGTTCCAGCCTGGGCGAGGCGTGGATCCGGTCCTCGCGCAGCAACTGCTGGACCAGGGACGTGACGGCGCCGCCGGCATCGTCAGCGGCGCGCCCGAAACCATCCAGTTGGGTGATTTCTTCCTGGATCTGATCCCATCGAACGTCTTCACCGCTGCATCAGAGAACCAGATCCTGCCGGTGATGGTGTTCGCTCTGTTCTTCGGCATCGGCCTGGTGATGGCCAAGTCGCCTGCGACCGACCGCTTGCAGCAGGTCATCGAGGGCATGTTCGAAGTCACGATGAAGCTGATCAACCTCTTCATCAAACTGGCCCCCATCGCCATCGCCTGCCTGATGTTCAATCTGGCCGCCCTGTTCGGCTGGGACCTTTTGGTGCGTCTGGCAGCCTATGTCGGCGTCGCGGTGGGCGCGATGGCGATCCACATGTTCGTCGTCTATCCGCTGGTGATCTGGCTTCTTGGCGGCCGGTCGCCGATCGCCTTCTTCAAAGGCGTGCGCGAGCCGATGGTCGTGGCCTTCTCGACCGCTTCATCCAACGCGTCTCTGCCGGTGTCGCTGAAGGCGGCCGAGCAGGAGCTGAAGCTGCCGCGCAAGATCGCCCGCTTCGTCCTTACGGTCGGCGCCACCGCCAATCAGAACGGCACGGCCCTGTTTGAAGGCGTGACGGTGCTGTTTCTGGCCCAGTTCTTCGGCATCGACCTGACGATCACGCAGCAGATCATCGTCATGCTGGTCTGCATCCTTGGGGGCATCGGTACGGCGGGCGTGCCGGCCGGTTCGCTGCCGGTCGTGGCGATGATCCTGGTGATGGTGAAGGTGCCGCCGGAGGGCATCGGCCTGATCCTGGGCGTCGACCGCTTCCTGGACATGTGCCGCACGACGCTGAACGTCACGGGCGACCTGGTTCTGGCGACTGTCGTTTCGCGCGGCGAGGAAGACGAACCGATCGACGCCGACGATGTCGTCCCCGTGGCGCCGCCGGCCTGA
- a CDS encoding amino acid ABC transporter substrate-binding protein yields MTVVLMTTACGRKDASPAPETSPATPAQASSTAVAKSPTLAAIKRRGRLNCGVHQGLVGFAYTDNRGQWRGFDVDFCRATAAAVLGDADAVRFVPLSASDRFRALNDGRIDVLWRNSSWTMSRDAGEGFVFAGINYYDGQGFLVRRSLNLNSATELTGARVCVQSGSTSQANAADYFRSRGIDYRPVVFETEEAARDAYGREDCDAFSADISALAAARTVLTNPNEHVILSDVASKEPLGPVVKSGDERWASTVRWTLNALMLAEELGVTKANAEDQFKTTTDPRVRRLLGAEGEFGPMLGLSDDWAKDAVEAAGNYGEIFERNLGSQSALDLARGLNAQWNARPAGLIYGLPIR; encoded by the coding sequence ATGACCGTCGTGCTGATGACGACGGCTTGCGGGCGCAAGGACGCCAGCCCTGCGCCGGAAACCAGCCCTGCCACGCCCGCGCAAGCGTCCTCGACTGCGGTCGCAAAAAGTCCGACGCTGGCCGCCATCAAACGCCGCGGTCGCCTGAACTGCGGCGTGCATCAGGGATTGGTCGGCTTCGCCTACACCGACAATCGCGGCCAGTGGCGCGGCTTCGACGTGGACTTCTGTCGCGCGACGGCGGCGGCGGTGCTGGGCGATGCCGATGCGGTGCGGTTCGTGCCTCTGTCGGCGTCTGATCGATTCAGGGCGCTGAACGACGGCCGCATCGATGTGCTTTGGCGCAACTCGTCCTGGACCATGAGCCGCGACGCGGGCGAGGGGTTCGTTTTCGCCGGAATCAACTACTACGACGGCCAGGGCTTTCTGGTCCGGCGTTCGCTGAATCTGAACAGCGCTACAGAACTGACGGGCGCGCGGGTTTGCGTTCAGTCGGGTTCGACATCCCAGGCCAACGCCGCCGACTATTTCCGGTCTCGCGGCATCGACTATAGGCCCGTCGTGTTCGAAACGGAGGAAGCGGCGCGCGACGCCTATGGCCGTGAAGATTGCGACGCGTTCAGCGCCGACATCTCTGCGCTAGCCGCCGCGCGGACTGTGCTGACCAATCCCAACGAACATGTGATCCTGTCCGATGTCGCGTCCAAGGAGCCGCTGGGACCGGTGGTCAAGTCGGGCGACGAACGCTGGGCCTCGACCGTCCGCTGGACCCTGAACGCCCTGATGCTGGCCGAAGAACTCGGGGTCACCAAGGCCAATGCCGAAGATCAGTTCAAGACCACGACGGACCCACGCGTGCGACGTCTTTTGGGCGCCGAGGGCGAGTTCGGCCCCATGCTTGGGCTGTCCGACGATTGGGCCAAGGACGCGGTCGAAGCCGCAGGGAACTATGGCGAGATCTTCGAACGAAATCTGGGATCGCAATCGGCGCTCGACCTGGCGCGCGGTTTGAACGCACAATGGAACGCGCGCCCGGCCGGCTTGATCTATGGCCTGCCGATCCGATAA
- the metC gene encoding cystathionine beta-lyase: MSPLSDRTRLIAAATRRGQGRRGVNPPIERASTMLSDSAAVMGDETDGPTYGLSGASAARDLRRALADLEGAKDAFLVPSGLAAVTVPLLALLRPGDEVITTDAVYGPTRRFLSRYQSARGVTTRFLPADADAQAVLAAIGERTRLVLMESPVSLTFEMVDVAAVARACRARGVLTVVDNTWAAGLAYRPLAHGVDVSVQAVTKYVGGHSDVLMGSIASNNPACLRAIGDAIEDLGWHVSPDDAWLALRGLRTLPLRYAEQARSALIVAEWLHARPEVSRVLYPPLPGSIGHDLWRRDFTGAASLMGIVMKGGDKAAGEAFLNALTLFGLGYSWGGFESLITHETHQMAYRHHPPVLEGELIRLHVGLEDPADLVADLEQGLAAFTAALTVP; the protein is encoded by the coding sequence ATGTCGCCGCTTTCGGACCGCACCCGCCTGATCGCCGCCGCCACGCGACGCGGCCAGGGTCGGCGCGGCGTCAATCCCCCGATCGAACGCGCCTCGACGATGTTGAGCGATAGCGCGGCCGTCATGGGCGACGAGACCGACGGGCCGACCTATGGGCTCAGCGGCGCCAGCGCAGCACGCGATCTTCGCCGCGCCCTGGCCGATCTGGAGGGGGCAAAGGACGCCTTTCTCGTTCCGTCGGGTCTTGCGGCCGTCACGGTTCCGCTGCTGGCGCTTTTGAGGCCTGGCGACGAGGTGATCACGACGGACGCCGTCTATGGTCCGACGCGCCGGTTCCTGAGTCGGTATCAATCGGCCCGCGGCGTCACGACCCGCTTTTTGCCCGCAGACGCAGACGCGCAGGCTGTTCTGGCCGCCATCGGCGAACGCACGCGGTTGGTGCTGATGGAGTCGCCGGTCTCTCTCACATTCGAAATGGTCGATGTTGCCGCCGTGGCACGGGCCTGCCGCGCGCGAGGCGTCCTGACGGTGGTCGATAATACCTGGGCCGCCGGCCTGGCCTATCGTCCGCTGGCCCATGGCGTGGATGTCAGTGTTCAGGCCGTCACCAAATATGTCGGCGGTCATTCGGACGTGCTGATGGGCAGTATCGCTTCGAACAATCCCGCCTGCCTGCGCGCCATCGGCGACGCCATCGAAGATCTCGGCTGGCATGTGTCGCCCGACGACGCCTGGCTGGCGCTGCGCGGCCTGCGGACTTTGCCGCTGCGGTATGCCGAACAGGCGCGGTCGGCCTTGATCGTCGCGGAGTGGCTGCACGCTCGACCCGAGGTGTCCCGCGTCCTCTACCCGCCCCTGCCCGGCTCGATCGGTCATGATCTGTGGCGGCGAGATTTCACCGGCGCGGCGTCTCTGATGGGCATAGTCATGAAGGGCGGCGACAAGGCGGCGGGCGAGGCCTTCCTGAACGCCCTGACCTTGTTCGGCCTGGGTTATTCTTGGGGCGGGTTCGAAAGCCTGATCACCCACGAGACGCATCAGATGGCCTACCGCCATCATCCGCCTGTGCTTGAGGGCGAACTGATCCGACTGCATGTCGGTCTTGAAGATCCTGCGGACCTTGTCGCCGATCTAGAGCAGGGCCTCGCCGCCTTCACCGCCGCGCTCACGGTTCCTTAA
- a CDS encoding O-antigen ligase family protein, with protein sequence MREPPVQTPDDSPPLWEQWAAGFVVFMLTGALIAPVIAPTQVETPILRFIWLPVYAVIVGLIVFRFDKVIRAWPAWLMMFALVALCFASKYWSIDPEVTERRVIAMAINSAFAIYLGTRFRDDALPRVLMYTCLVMAVGSLIMVFGYPKVGVHQFDNAGLWRGLWYEKNQMGLVMVVGAVSAAATLAADHIAGRSHRFWICLLTLGLTTLLVLATQSKTSLLCWGLGLGMIGGWWALKQGGAVITVIGIWLAVILAAGATWLWNSDSAAILEALGKDPSLTGRTLIWEALMRKVAERPWTGYGFSAFWGVDSIPAREIRIETQWPVPSAHNGWIDLLVQLGWPGAVAVGAIMAISAIFVIARTNGLGAREGYWSIAYLSAFTALSLSESVLLTHANLPWILMLAIMARAVTFDPAPFRAPLARPASRAYQTRSRIASDYVNGRRPLRF encoded by the coding sequence GTGCGCGAACCGCCCGTTCAGACCCCGGATGATTCGCCGCCGCTGTGGGAACAGTGGGCGGCCGGCTTCGTCGTCTTCATGCTGACCGGCGCCCTGATCGCGCCCGTGATCGCGCCGACCCAGGTCGAAACGCCGATCCTGCGGTTCATCTGGTTGCCGGTCTATGCCGTCATCGTCGGCCTGATCGTCTTTCGCTTCGACAAGGTCATCCGCGCCTGGCCGGCATGGCTGATGATGTTCGCCCTGGTCGCCCTGTGTTTCGCCTCGAAATACTGGTCCATCGACCCCGAGGTCACTGAGCGCCGCGTCATCGCCATGGCGATCAACAGCGCCTTCGCCATCTATCTGGGCACCCGCTTCCGTGACGACGCCCTGCCGCGCGTCCTGATGTACACCTGTCTGGTGATGGCGGTCGGCAGCCTGATCATGGTGTTCGGCTACCCGAAGGTCGGGGTGCACCAGTTCGACAACGCCGGCCTTTGGCGCGGCCTCTGGTACGAAAAAAACCAGATGGGGCTGGTCATGGTGGTGGGCGCCGTCTCCGCCGCAGCGACCCTGGCCGCCGATCATATCGCGGGCCGCAGCCACCGGTTCTGGATCTGCCTTCTGACATTGGGCCTGACCACGCTCCTGGTGCTCGCCACCCAATCCAAGACATCGCTGCTATGCTGGGGCCTGGGCTTGGGCATGATCGGCGGATGGTGGGCGTTGAAACAGGGCGGCGCCGTCATCACCGTCATCGGCATTTGGCTTGCCGTCATCCTTGCGGCGGGCGCGACCTGGCTCTGGAACTCCGACTCCGCCGCAATCCTCGAGGCGCTGGGCAAGGACCCGTCGCTGACCGGCCGCACTCTGATCTGGGAAGCCTTGATGCGAAAGGTCGCCGAGCGCCCCTGGACGGGATACGGCTTCAGCGCCTTCTGGGGCGTGGACTCGATCCCCGCGCGCGAAATCCGCATCGAGACCCAATGGCCCGTCCCCTCCGCTCACAACGGCTGGATCGACCTTCTCGTGCAGCTGGGCTGGCCCGGTGCGGTGGCTGTGGGCGCCATCATGGCGATCTCTGCGATCTTCGTCATCGCGCGCACGAACGGGCTCGGTGCGCGCGAAGGCTATTGGAGCATCGCCTATCTGTCCGCCTTCACCGCCTTGAGCCTTTCAGAGAGCGTTCTGCTGACCCACGCGAACCTGCCGTGGATACTGATGCTCGCGATTATGGCCCGCGCCGTGACCTTCGATCCGGCCCCGTTTCGCGCGCCGCTTGCCCGACCGGCCTCACGGGCCTACCAGACCCGGTCCCGAATCGCCTCAGACTATGTGAATGGCCGCCGACCTCTTCGCTTTTGA
- a CDS encoding DNA topoisomerase IV subunit B: MAADLFAFDDEPEARKPEPPKPVVVTPAAAAPIAISTPAPPPVQATATTAAASGYSASSIEVLEGLEPVRKRPGMYIGGTDERALHHLFAEVLDNAMDEAVAKHAKLITVDLDADGYLSVRDDGRGIPVDPHPKHPGKSALEVVMTVLHSGGKFSGKAYETSGGLHGVGVSVVNALSESVEVTVWRDGFEWKQAFSRGHVLAPIQQIGPSKKRGTLIRFKPDEEIFGMGAAFKPARLFRMARSKAYLFRGVEIRWTCAPERITDATPAQASLHFPGGLADALIDRIGQLETVTPTFAGRAERQGEAGAFEWAVTWSPIGFGESDGFIQSYCNTVSTPDGGTHEAGFRAALVKGLKSYGELTNEKRAAIITAEDVIANAGALISVFIRNPEFQGQTKDRLSSPEGARIVEQLLRDPLDHWLTESPKQANALLGFVIDRAEDRLRRRKDKEVQRAAATRKLRLPGKLSDCSRQSAQGTELFIVEGDSAGGSAKQARDRTTQAILPLRGKILNVASATADKLRANVELSDLALALGVQPGNRFNIDDLRYERIVIMTDADVDGAHIAALLITFFYRVMPETIRQGRVFMALPPLYRISAGPLSEYARDDAHRDELLATVFKGKKTEIGRFKGLGEMMASQLKETTMDPKKRTLARITVPDAEASIEDLVERLMGKRADARFQFIQENAQFVKEELDV; encoded by the coding sequence ATGGCCGCCGACCTCTTCGCTTTTGACGACGAACCCGAAGCTCGCAAGCCCGAGCCGCCCAAGCCTGTTGTGGTGACCCCAGCTGCGGCTGCGCCCATTGCTATCTCAACGCCTGCGCCGCCGCCTGTTCAGGCTACGGCCACGACGGCGGCCGCAAGCGGCTATTCGGCCTCCTCCATCGAGGTGCTGGAAGGCCTGGAGCCCGTTCGCAAACGCCCCGGCATGTATATCGGCGGCACCGACGAGCGCGCCCTGCACCACCTGTTCGCCGAAGTCCTGGACAACGCCATGGACGAGGCGGTGGCCAAACACGCCAAGCTGATCACCGTCGATCTGGACGCCGACGGCTATCTTTCGGTGCGCGACGACGGACGCGGCATTCCGGTGGACCCCCACCCCAAACACCCCGGCAAGTCGGCGCTGGAAGTCGTCATGACCGTGCTGCACTCTGGCGGCAAGTTTTCCGGTAAAGCCTATGAAACCTCAGGCGGTTTGCACGGCGTCGGCGTCTCGGTCGTCAACGCCCTCAGCGAAAGCGTGGAGGTCACGGTCTGGCGCGACGGATTTGAGTGGAAACAAGCCTTCAGTCGCGGTCACGTCCTCGCTCCGATCCAGCAGATCGGCCCGTCCAAGAAGCGCGGCACGCTGATCCGCTTCAAGCCGGATGAAGAGATCTTCGGCATGGGCGCGGCCTTCAAGCCCGCCCGCCTGTTCCGCATGGCGCGGTCAAAGGCCTACCTGTTCCGCGGCGTTGAGATCCGCTGGACCTGCGCGCCGGAGCGGATCACCGACGCCACGCCCGCCCAAGCCAGTCTGCATTTCCCCGGCGGCCTGGCCGACGCTCTGATCGACCGTATCGGTCAGCTCGAGACCGTCACCCCGACTTTCGCCGGCCGCGCCGAGCGTCAAGGCGAAGCGGGCGCTTTCGAATGGGCCGTCACCTGGTCGCCGATCGGCTTCGGCGAGTCGGACGGCTTCATCCAGTCCTACTGCAACACCGTCTCCACCCCCGACGGCGGCACCCACGAGGCCGGCTTCCGCGCCGCCCTGGTCAAGGGGCTGAAATCCTACGGCGAACTGACCAACGAGAAGCGCGCCGCGATCATCACGGCCGAGGACGTCATCGCCAATGCCGGCGCCCTGATCAGCGTCTTCATCCGCAATCCCGAATTCCAGGGCCAAACCAAGGACCGTCTGTCCTCGCCCGAGGGCGCGCGCATTGTGGAGCAACTGCTCCGCGACCCGCTGGATCACTGGCTGACCGAGAGCCCCAAACAGGCCAACGCCCTGTTGGGCTTCGTCATCGATCGCGCCGAGGACCGTCTGCGCCGCCGTAAAGACAAAGAGGTTCAGCGCGCCGCCGCCACCCGCAAGCTGCGTCTGCCGGGCAAGCTGTCGGACTGCAGCCGTCAGTCGGCCCAGGGCACCGAACTCTTCATCGTCGAAGGCGATTCGGCGGGCGGCTCGGCCAAACAGGCGCGCGACCGCACGACCCAGGCCATCCTGCCCCTGCGCGGCAAGATTCTGAACGTCGCGTCCGCCACCGCCGATAAGCTGCGCGCCAACGTCGAGCTGTCCGACTTGGCCCTGGCCTTGGGCGTCCAGCCCGGCAACCGGTTCAACATCGACGACCTGCGCTACGAGCGCATCGTCATCATGACCGACGCCGACGTGGACGGCGCCCACATTGCGGCGCTGCTGATCACCTTCTTCTACCGCGTCATGCCCGAGACGATCCGTCAAGGCCGGGTCTTCATGGCCCTGCCGCCGCTCTATCGCATCAGCGCCGGACCCTTGAGCGAATATGCCCGTGACGACGCCCATCGCGACGAGTTGCTGGCGACCGTCTTCAAAGGCAAGAAGACCGAGATCGGCCGGTTCAAGGGTCTGGGCGAAATGATGGCCTCCCAGCTCAAGGAGACCACCATGGATCCCAAGAAGCGCACCCTGGCGCGCATTACGGTGCCCGACGCCGAGGCCAGCATCGAAGACCTGGTCGAGCGCCTGATGGGCAAGCGCGCCGACGCCCGCTTCCAGTTCATTCAGGAAAACGCCCAGTTCGTGAAAGAAGAACTCGACGTCTAA
- a CDS encoding FAD-binding oxidoreductase: MQTPAPSAAVLDQLKAALGSGGWTQDPEVIAPSLTEWRNRWTGDTPILLTPRSTEEVARAVTICAREGVAITPQGGGTGLVGGQIPFGEVLLSTRKLRAVRDVTPLDDAMTLETGLTLLEAQQAATAAGRYFPLSLAAEGSATIGGVISTNAGGTQVLRYGMMRDLVLGLEAVMPNGEIYRGLKRLRKDNTGYDLKQLLIGAEGTLGVVTAATLKLFPIMRSRAVAVVGLETAAASVKLLARAKAETGGGVEAFELMKRLGMELVLKNIPDTREPLDSTPEWYVLIEIASGTPGGAEAQMEALLEVAFEQGLITDAAIAQNDAQRAAFWRLREEHSAALKPEGGGWKHDVSVPISRIADFIDEASAAVERFHPGARISVFGHVGDGNLHYDILPGVGQDIPAFIARWKEGSQVVHDVVGTYDGSISAEHGLGRLKTEEVKRYKSRLEIETMAAIRRAIDPKRIMNPSVLF; encoded by the coding sequence ATGCAGACGCCCGCCCCCTCCGCCGCCGTGCTTGACCAACTGAAAGCCGCGCTCGGTTCGGGCGGCTGGACCCAGGATCCCGAGGTCATCGCGCCGTCGCTGACCGAATGGCGCAATCGCTGGACGGGCGACACGCCGATTCTGCTGACCCCACGTTCGACGGAAGAGGTCGCGCGCGCCGTGACGATCTGCGCGCGCGAGGGCGTCGCAATTACGCCTCAAGGCGGCGGCACGGGACTGGTCGGCGGCCAAATCCCCTTTGGCGAGGTCCTGCTGTCGACCCGCAAGCTGCGCGCCGTACGCGATGTGACACCGCTTGACGACGCCATGACGCTCGAGACCGGCCTGACCCTGCTGGAAGCACAGCAGGCGGCGACGGCGGCCGGCCGCTACTTTCCGCTCAGCCTGGCGGCTGAAGGCTCGGCCACCATCGGCGGCGTCATCTCCACCAACGCTGGCGGCACCCAGGTCCTGCGTTACGGCATGATGCGCGACCTGGTGCTGGGCCTTGAGGCGGTCATGCCCAACGGCGAAATCTACCGGGGGCTGAAGCGGCTGCGTAAGGACAACACCGGCTACGATCTGAAACAGCTGCTGATCGGCGCCGAGGGGACACTGGGCGTCGTGACCGCCGCCACGCTGAAGCTGTTCCCCATCATGCGTTCGCGCGCCGTCGCGGTGGTCGGGCTGGAAACCGCCGCCGCCTCCGTCAAACTGCTCGCCCGCGCCAAGGCCGAGACGGGCGGCGGGGTGGAGGCCTTCGAACTGATGAAGCGCCTCGGGATGGAACTGGTCCTCAAGAACATCCCCGACACCCGCGAGCCGCTGGACTCGACGCCCGAGTGGTATGTCCTGATCGAGATCGCCTCCGGTACGCCCGGCGGCGCCGAGGCCCAGATGGAGGCATTGCTGGAGGTCGCTTTCGAGCAAGGCCTTATCACTGACGCCGCCATCGCTCAGAACGACGCCCAGCGCGCCGCCTTCTGGCGTCTGCGCGAAGAACATTCGGCGGCGCTCAAGCCCGAGGGCGGCGGCTGGAAACACGACGTCTCCGTCCCGATCAGCCGCATCGCCGATTTCATCGACGAGGCCTCGGCCGCCGTGGAACGCTTCCATCCCGGCGCCCGCATCTCGGTCTTCGGCCATGTCGGCGACGGCAATCTGCACTACGACATCCTGCCGGGCGTCGGTCAGGACATCCCCGCCTTCATCGCCCGCTGGAAGGAAGGCTCGCAAGTGGTTCACGACGTTGTCGGAACCTACGACGGCTCCATCTCCGCCGAACACGGTCTGGGCCGGCTGAAAACCGAAGAGGTCAAGCGCTACAAGTCTCGGCTCGAGATCGAAACCATGGCCGCCATCCGCAGAGCCATCGATCCCAAGCGGATCATGAACCCGTCGGTCCTGTTCTAG
- the parC gene encoding DNA topoisomerase IV subunit A, which yields MTIHAPPPEGGRIIDEPMETALSRRYLAYALSTITNRALPDVRDGFKPVHRRILYAMHQMRLNPQAAARKCAKVVGEVMGGYHPHGDASIYEALVRLAQDFAQRYPLVDGQGNFGNIDGDSAAAMRYTECKLTPAAVLLLDGIDQDAVDFRPTYDDQDEEPIVLPAGFPNLLANGSSGIAVGMATSIPPHNVGELIDACQLLLERPDTTTEDLVQHVPGPDFPTGGVAVEGHASILDAYETGRGGVRLRARWETEDLGRGVWRIIVTEMPYQVQKSRLIEALADLIEHKKAPLLGDVRDESAEDIRLILEPKNRTIEPEMLMESLFKLSDLEVRFPINMNVLDASGTPRVMGLKDCLRAFLDHRREVLNRRSQWRIERVEKRLHLLEGLRIVFLNLDEVIRIVREEEQPKAVLIARFGLTEVQADFILDTRLRQLARLEEMTIEKEFNALSEELANLKALTSSEGKQWKAISKELEAVRKALISPRRTTIAEAVDTSAFVAPEAFIPREAITAILSERGWIRAAKGKVEDPSELKFKEGDQLAYLVPAYTTDKLLVAASDGRIFTIGADKLASGRGHGEPLRLMIDLDEKAEIINVLAHQPGGKLLIASKAGYGFIAPEDDTLAQKRGGKQVLNGEMLAVLRVTGDHVATIGENIKTLIFPLAELPEMGRGKGVKLQSFKQGGLADITVFNAENGPEWADGGGRRRNWPDWKDWLGKRAGAGRQGPRGLRKFR from the coding sequence ATGACGATCCACGCCCCGCCGCCGGAAGGCGGCCGCATCATCGACGAGCCGATGGAGACGGCGCTCAGCCGCCGCTATCTGGCCTACGCCCTGTCGACCATCACCAACCGCGCGCTGCCGGACGTGCGTGACGGGTTCAAGCCCGTGCACCGGCGCATCCTCTACGCCATGCATCAGATGCGGCTGAACCCGCAGGCTGCGGCGCGCAAATGCGCCAAGGTTGTCGGCGAGGTGATGGGCGGATATCACCCTCACGGCGATGCCTCGATCTATGAGGCCCTGGTGCGCCTGGCCCAGGATTTCGCCCAGCGTTATCCGCTGGTCGATGGTCAGGGGAATTTCGGCAATATCGACGGCGATAGCGCGGCGGCCATGCGCTATACCGAGTGCAAGCTGACGCCGGCCGCGGTTCTGCTGCTGGACGGCATCGATCAGGACGCTGTTGATTTCCGGCCCACCTACGATGATCAGGACGAAGAGCCGATCGTCCTGCCCGCCGGCTTCCCGAATCTGCTGGCCAATGGTTCGTCCGGCATCGCAGTCGGCATGGCCACCTCGATCCCGCCGCACAATGTCGGCGAACTGATCGACGCCTGCCAGCTGCTGCTGGAACGGCCGGACACGACGACCGAAGACCTGGTCCAGCATGTGCCGGGTCCCGACTTCCCGACCGGGGGCGTTGCGGTTGAAGGCCATGCCTCCATCCTGGACGCATATGAAACGGGGCGGGGCGGGGTGCGCCTGCGCGCGCGCTGGGAAACCGAGGATCTGGGGCGCGGCGTGTGGCGGATCATCGTCACCGAAATGCCCTATCAGGTGCAGAAGTCGCGACTGATCGAGGCGCTGGCAGACCTGATCGAGCACAAGAAGGCGCCTCTGCTGGGCGATGTACGCGACGAGTCGGCCGAGGACATCCGCCTGATCCTGGAGCCCAAGAACCGCACCATCGAGCCTGAAATGCTGATGGAAAGCCTGTTTAAACTGTCCGACCTGGAGGTCCGCTTCCCGATCAACATGAATGTGCTGGACGCCAGCGGCACGCCGCGCGTCATGGGTCTGAAAGACTGCCTGCGCGCCTTCCTGGATCATCGGCGCGAGGTGCTGAACCGCCGTTCCCAATGGCGGATCGAGCGGGTCGAGAAGCGTCTGCATCTGCTGGAAGGCCTGCGCATCGTCTTCCTCAACCTGGACGAAGTGATCCGCATCGTCCGTGAAGAGGAGCAGCCCAAGGCTGTCCTGATCGCGCGCTTCGGCCTGACGGAGGTTCAGGCCGACTTCATCCTCGACACCCGACTGCGTCAGTTGGCGCGTCTGGAAGAGATGACGATCGAGAAGGAATTCAACGCCCTGTCCGAAGAACTTGCCAACCTGAAGGCGCTGACGTCGTCTGAAGGCAAGCAGTGGAAGGCGATCTCCAAAGAACTGGAGGCCGTGCGCAAGGCGCTGATCTCTCCGCGACGGACCACGATCGCCGAGGCGGTGGATACGTCCGCCTTCGTCGCACCCGAGGCCTTCATTCCGCGCGAGGCGATCACCGCCATACTGTCGGAACGCGGCTGGATCCGCGCCGCCAAGGGCAAGGTCGAGGATCCGTCGGAGCTGAAGTTCAAGGAAGGCGATCAACTCGCCTACCTCGTCCCGGCTTATACGACCGACAAGCTGCTGGTGGCGGCGTCGGACGGACGCATCTTCACCATCGGCGCGGACAAGCTGGCGTCCGGACGCGGCCATGGCGAGCCGCTGCGCCTGATGATCGATCTGGACGAGAAAGCAGAGATCATCAACGTCCTGGCGCATCAGCCGGGCGGCAAGCTGCTGATCGCATCCAAGGCCGGATACGGCTTCATCGCGCCAGAAGACGACACCCTGGCGCAAAAGCGCGGCGGCAAACAGGTGCTGAACGGCGAAATGCTGGCGGTGCTGCGAGTGACCGGTGATCACGTCGCGACGATCGGCGAGAACATCAAGACGCTGATCTTCCCTCTCGCCGAATTGCCAGAAATGGGACGTGGCAAGGGCGTAAAGCTGCAAAGCTTCAAACAGGGCGGCCTCGCCGACATCACCGTCTTCAACGCCGAGAACGGGCCGGAATGGGCCGATGGCGGCGGACGTCGTCGCAACTGGCCCGATTGGAAAGACTGGCTTGGCAAACGCGCCGGCGCCGGTCGCCAGGGACCAAGAGGCCTGCGGAAGTTCAGATAG